One Clostridium estertheticum DNA segment encodes these proteins:
- a CDS encoding VanW family protein has product MYLEKKPIKRSRIRRLFGSVYYSAKRYKQWYFKGKNYAKNTSVKLYSYVLFTHSTPLLRKLKDVDMILQYNKITNLKLAAAKLNGIVIRPGQTFSYWKLIGKPTYRKGYLDGLVLCADGTFKAGVGGGLCQLSNLIYWMTLHTNLTVTERYRHSHDVFPDINRSQPFGTGATCAYNSLDLQIYNGTSSDFQLAIYLTRDNLVGEWISTEGSMNKYEVYEKEHSITPGMFGGYVRNNKIYRKIYNQNIGLIKDEYITENHAYMTYAPYLTGKAE; this is encoded by the coding sequence ATGTATTTGGAGAAAAAACCTATAAAAAGGTCAAGAATAAGACGCTTATTTGGTAGCGTGTATTACTCTGCTAAAAGATACAAGCAGTGGTATTTTAAAGGTAAAAATTATGCTAAGAATACAAGTGTTAAATTATATTCCTATGTTCTATTTACTCACAGTACACCTCTTTTAAGAAAACTTAAAGATGTAGATATGATACTTCAATACAATAAAATCACAAATCTTAAACTTGCAGCTGCGAAACTAAATGGTATAGTTATAAGACCAGGACAAACTTTTTCTTATTGGAAGCTTATAGGTAAGCCCACTTACAGAAAGGGATATTTAGATGGATTAGTATTATGTGCTGATGGTACATTTAAAGCTGGGGTAGGAGGGGGTCTTTGTCAGCTTTCAAATCTTATATATTGGATGACATTACATACTAATCTAACTGTAACGGAAAGGTACAGACATAGCCACGATGTTTTTCCAGATATTAACAGAAGCCAACCTTTTGGAACTGGGGCAACTTGTGCGTATAACTCTCTAGACCTACAAATTTATAATGGGACAAGTAGTGACTTTCAACTTGCAATATATCTAACAAGGGATAACTTAGTCGGAGAATGGATAAGCACAGAAGGGTCAATGAATAAATATGAAGTTTATGAGAAGGAACATTCTATTACACCTGGTATGTTTGGTGGATATGTAAGAAATAATAAAATATATAGAAAAATTTACAATCAAAATATAGGTTTAATTAAGGACGAATATATCACGGAGAATCATGCCTACATGACTTATGCACCGTACTTAACTGGAAAAGCTGAGTAA
- a CDS encoding VOC family protein: protein MNNNTKIFVNLPVKNLTKSINFFTKLGFTFNPQFTDKNATCMNVGENIFVMLLIERFFKTFTKKEISDAKKNTEVIVALSVDNKEKVDEIVNKALAAGGKTSNKPNDQGFMYGWSFQDLDGHLWEIIYMDKNIDTENKD from the coding sequence ATGAATAACAACACAAAAATATTTGTTAATTTACCGGTTAAAAATCTTACAAAATCCATAAATTTTTTCACTAAACTTGGTTTTACATTTAATCCTCAATTTACTGATAAAAATGCCACATGTATGAATGTTGGCGAAAACATATTTGTCATGTTATTGATTGAAAGATTTTTTAAAACATTCACAAAAAAAGAGATCTCCGATGCCAAAAAGAACACAGAAGTCATTGTTGCATTATCTGTTGATAACAAGGAAAAAGTTGATGAAATTGTAAATAAAGCTCTGGCTGCCGGTGGAAAAACCTCCAATAAACCCAATGATCAAGGTTTTATGTATGGATGGAGTTTTCAAGATCTAGATGGTCACCTTTGGGAGATAATTTATATGGATAAAAATATAGACACTGAAAATAAAGATTGA
- the hutG gene encoding formimidoylglutamase, translating into MFDKNYKITDETVWQGRTDSETNYDAFRWHQCVNIIDLKNADLVAYTGKLGFAFIGFCCDEGVRLNRGRTGAAKGPQSIRRALGNLPCNFSQEVKLFDAGDIYCEDCTLLESQDILAKAVERVLSLNLFPIVLGGGHEVAFGDYMGILNYLSQKSEQPSIGIVNFDAHFDLRPYTQGASSGTMFRQIADICSNRDLQYAYMCIGIQKHSNTIDLFKTADRLGAKYMLAKDIIDGDDCEVINKIDDFIKLRDYLYVTICSDVFSTAFAPGVSAAQPLGLDPELVLKYLKYILKSNKVVCFDIAEVSPRFDQDDITANLAAILIFSVINTLCEINGLSI; encoded by the coding sequence ATGTTTGACAAAAATTACAAAATAACAGATGAGACAGTTTGGCAAGGACGAACTGATAGTGAAACCAATTATGATGCTTTTAGATGGCACCAATGTGTAAATATAATAGATCTAAAAAATGCTGATTTAGTTGCCTATACTGGAAAACTTGGTTTTGCTTTTATTGGGTTTTGTTGTGATGAAGGTGTAAGGCTTAACAGAGGAAGAACTGGAGCAGCAAAGGGTCCCCAAAGTATAAGACGTGCATTAGGTAACCTTCCATGTAATTTTTCACAGGAGGTAAAACTTTTTGATGCAGGAGATATATACTGCGAAGACTGCACGCTTTTGGAAAGCCAAGATATTTTAGCCAAAGCAGTAGAAAGAGTTTTAAGCTTAAACCTTTTCCCTATTGTTTTAGGAGGTGGCCATGAAGTTGCTTTTGGAGATTATATGGGTATATTAAATTACTTATCACAAAAAAGTGAGCAACCGAGTATTGGTATAGTAAATTTCGATGCTCATTTTGATTTGAGACCTTATACACAAGGAGCAAGTTCCGGAACAATGTTTAGACAAATAGCAGATATTTGTAGCAACAGAGATCTTCAATACGCTTATATGTGTATTGGAATTCAAAAGCACAGTAATACTATAGATCTTTTTAAAACTGCGGATAGGCTAGGAGCTAAATACATGCTTGCAAAGGATATTATAGATGGTGATGATTGTGAAGTGATAAACAAAATTGATGATTTCATAAAATTAAGAGATTATTTATATGTAACTATATGCTCTGATGTGTTTTCTACAGCTTTTGCTCCAGGGGTAAGTGCAGCACAGCCACTTGGACTAGATCCAGAACTTGTACTAAAGTACCTAAAATATATTTTAAAATCAAATAAAGTAGTGTGCTTTGATATTGCTGAAGTTTCACCAAGATTTGACCAAGATGATATTACAGCAAACTTAGCAGCTATATTGATTTTTTCAGTTATTAATACACTATGTGAAATAAATGGTTTATCTATCTAA
- a CDS encoding pirin family protein, with protein sequence MQLRTIRKLVTGTTQYDGAGVKLVRVISSPDVVEFDPFLMLDAFDSYDSFDYTKGFPWHPHRGIETVTYLISGDIEHEDSLGNKGNILDGCCQWMTAGGGILHQEMPQPSDRMLGVQLWLNLPRKDKMVAPKYRDIRADMVPKIHEAGCTIGIISGHYKGNSGSVQGDYVKMMFLDVDMKAGATWQLETTKDATLFIYIVEGEGWFDNSDETLLSSKRAVLFNNGDELYARASEKGLRFLLFSGAQLNEPIAWGGPIVMNTQQELKQAFKDIDDGTFAK encoded by the coding sequence ATGCAACTTAGAACAATACGCAAATTAGTAACCGGAACCACTCAATACGATGGAGCCGGAGTGAAACTTGTTAGGGTTATTAGTAGCCCGGATGTTGTGGAGTTTGATCCATTTTTGATGTTAGACGCTTTTGACTCTTATGATTCATTTGATTACACAAAAGGTTTTCCGTGGCATCCTCATAGGGGAATTGAGACGGTTACTTACCTAATAAGTGGGGACATCGAGCATGAGGATAGTTTAGGAAACAAAGGAAACATATTAGATGGCTGCTGCCAATGGATGACTGCTGGAGGTGGAATCCTCCATCAAGAAATGCCTCAGCCCTCGGATAGAATGTTAGGTGTTCAGCTTTGGCTTAACCTACCCCGCAAAGATAAAATGGTAGCGCCAAAGTACAGAGATATAAGAGCAGATATGGTGCCTAAAATCCACGAAGCTGGTTGTACAATAGGAATTATCTCCGGACATTATAAGGGTAATTCAGGTTCAGTGCAAGGTGACTATGTAAAAATGATGTTTTTGGACGTGGATATGAAAGCTGGTGCAACTTGGCAATTAGAAACCACAAAAGATGCAACCTTGTTTATCTATATAGTAGAAGGTGAAGGCTGGTTTGATAATTCTGATGAGACTTTACTTTCTAGTAAAAGAGCAGTGCTTTTTAATAATGGCGACGAGCTATACGCCAGAGCATCAGAAAAAGGACTTCGTTTCCTTCTGTTTTCTGGAGCCCAATTAAATGAACCAATCGCATGGGGTGGTCCAATTGTGATGAATACCCAGCAAGAACTTAAGCAAGCCTTTAAGGATATTGATGATGGAACCTTTGCTAAGTGA